tgtaaaaacattcCTAAAAAATTAGCAACTggaaatttaattaaaatcCTAATTCTTCCTGATTTATTTTGCTGTAGTTGATTGAGAAGGAAATTAATCCATACGTTGACCAATGGGAAGAAGAAAAGAGATTCCCAGCTCATGAAGTATTTAAAAAACTTGGTGATGCAGGGTTCCTAGGTGTCAACAAACCAACAGGTAAGGTATATTGATTGTCTTACTATAGGCGTTTGTTTTATCATCACTTATTTTAATTGAAAGTACAAAAACACTTTTTCTCGTTGAAATAAGTCCcgctaaggccaaaaaaaggagaattgtttctggtcagcatgcgcatcacttaaattcCCTCGTGTCAGTCTTCTAATTTCATGTATTTCCAGCATATGCAGTCTACAGATCtgaggggaaacacaaaaataacaaaataaccctccctaattcagtgaagacaactgcagagccaatcatgaacaagcacacacactaaataaaaagaacagttacTGCCATAAATACACATAGTAGATTAAGTGACAGGTCTGTTGTGaataaaaaatgattttaaaaatcgCATCGTCACACCACATTAGACAAAACgtcttgaccagaaacaatttttttttttggcctaacacACTTTAtaaattgtcatatttctatagtCAGCTGTTGTGAAAGGTGTTAACAATAGTAACACTGAATacaatctgacacaacaccatatGTATTCCCGTACCAAATCTCGTAAATTTAcgatcagccaatcagaatctgttttacaatatatacacacaacatTCGAAAATTGATAataagagaaccaccaaacaataactatttatataacattgttgtctgcgCTGTGTGATCATGTTCTTCTTGATCAGAgcgctctgaagtactgtatttgtatgtttCGGCACATGTATGAGTTCTCATtcgttgagtgaattcactcagtgctGAGATTTGGTATGAGCACACCTATGATGTTGTGTCAGATTATGtaacgagtgctcacaaaagaacaaacgacagtaaatctaacagccaaaaagaaatcgcatgtgtacagtacatcggattttaataagattgggcccagatatgggttttgtggatgGAGGTTGTATGGAGTGTGCTccattttgaaatgtcaatgAGACACGACAGTTGCTTGTGTACAGTGTGTGAAACTAAGGAAACATGACTTGGTCATACATGTTCTTGACATACATTTTCAGATATATAAAAGAAAGTTCAATATCTCACAACTTGGTGGGAATCGATTTATTCACCAAGAcaagtgaaattgaaaattcacTTACCCCTTGACAAGTAGCTTGCAGTCCATGCGGATGGATTTTTTACATTCTTCTTTCCAATCACTTGACAGGtgacttaaaaaaaaattatttaacatAGTTACTGGAGTTTTTGAAAACCTTCATTATAGTCAAGTACAGTCACTGAAGACATATCCttcaataaatttatattcAAATCAAGTAATTCATTTTCAGATTCACACAATTCAATATACTATTGACCTAAAGTAGACCCCCTAGTCTCTCATGTTTTTGTAGGTCTTTCTTCTTATCCTTTGACTTTTGTTTTTTCCACAGAATATGGGGGTCTTGGTTTAGACTTCTCCTATAGCATGGCAGTTGCTGAAGAACTTGGAAGTATTAATTGTGGTGGTGTACCAATGGCTATAGGTGTACAGTCAGATATGGCTACACCAGCCCTTGCAAGGTAAGTACAGTTGGGTAGTGTTAGTTGGGTATGTGGTGGTGTACCAATGGCTATAGGTGTACAGTCAGATATGGTTACACCAGCCCTTGCAAGGTAAGTACAGTTGGGTAGTGTTAGTTGGGTATGTGGTGGTGTACCAATGGCTATAGGTGTACAGTCAGATAGGGCTACACCAGCCCTTGCAAGGTATGTATAGTTGGGTAGTGTTAGTTGGGTATGTGATGGTGTACCAATGGCTATAGATGTACAGTCAAATATGGATACACCAGCCCTTGCAAGGTATGTATAGTTGGGTAGTGTTAGTTGGGTATGTGGTGGTGTACCAATGGCTATAGATGTACAGTCAGATAGGGCTACACCAGCCCTTGCAAGGTAAGTATAGTTGGGTAGTGTTAGTTGGGTATGTGGTGGTGTACCAATGGCTATAGGTGTACAGTCAGATAGGGCTACACCAGCCCTTGCAAGGTAAGTACAGTTGGGTAGTGTTAGTTGGGTATGTGGTGGTGTACCAATAGCTATAGGTGTACAGTTAGATATGGATACACCAGCCCTTGCAAGGTATGTATAGTTGGGTAGTGTTAGTTGGGTATGTGGTGGTGTACCAATGGCTATAGATGTACAGTCAGATAGGGCTACACCAGCCCTTGCAAGGTAAGTATAGTTGGGTAGTGTTAGTTGGGTATGTGGTGGTGTACCAATGGCTATAGATGTACAGTCAGATAGGGCTACACCAGCCCTTGCAAGGTAAGTATAGTTGGGTAGTGTTAGTTGGGTATGTGGTGGTGTACCAATGGCCATATGGGTGTATAGTCAAATATGGTTACACCAGCCCTTGCAAGGTAAGTACAGTTGGGTAGTGTTAGTTGGGTATGTGGTGGTGTACCAATGGCTATAGGTGTACAGTCAGATATAGTTACACCAGCACTTGCAAGGTAAGTACAGTTGGGTAGTGTTAGTTGGGTATGTGGTGATGTACTAATAGCTATAGGTGTACAGCCAGATATGGCTACACCAGCCCTTGCAAGGTAAGTATATTAGTTAGGTATGTTAAAGCCTGGGTACCAATGGATCATATAGGGGTACTGTCAGATAAGGCTACACAGGTCTTTACTTTGTATAAGGTACACACTGGAATTAATCGGGTATAATATACGAGTTCATTTCAAATACACCAATAcacaatgacattggtgtaaTTACCAGtgcatgtaattaatatatgtAAACTGTTTGCATTCAATCTTAGATTTGGTTCTGATGAGTTAAGACGTCAGTTCTTGGCGCCCTCTATCAGTGGAGATGCTGTAGCATGTCTTGGAGTTAGTGAAGCTGGGGCTGGATCTGATGTAGCTAGTAAGTTTTTGCCTTTTTTCCACAATTTATGTTTTAACATAGATGGAACCCCTCCTCTTATATAAAATGCTTAAAAGAACCCTGTTGATATGACttggaactcaggtagattttatctacttactacccttaacaaaacactggtagggaacccttgtaaaatgactgggaaacgcagttagattttacctaattaccacccttaacaaaagcACTGGTACAGTGGTAGGGAACCGATGTagaatgacaggggaactcaggtagattttacctacttacttacttaccacccataacaaaaacacgggttgagaaccctggtaaaatgactgtgaaactcaagtagattttacctacataccacttaacaaaaacactggttgagaacccttgtaaaatgactggggaactcaggtagattttacctacccAGTGAGTTACCACCTTTCACAGAAACATTagtaggaaaccctggtaactTCATCACACCAGAACATTTCTTTTATTCTTAAAATATAAGTTTCAgaattgtattttgtatgtagaTTATATATGCTTTAACTGGCAACTTGTCAACTTTAATTTGATGTATTTCActgaatatttgtttatttttgtaggCATCAAAACAACTGCTGTCAAGAAAGATGGCGATTACATAATAAATGGAAGTAAAATGTGGATAACTAACAGTTTACAAGCTGACTGGATTTGTTTACTAGCCAATACAGGTGATGGCAATCTACATCAAAATAAATCTCTCATCTGTGTTCCCATGGATACCAAAGGTAATGATGTTGATCTCAATTCAATTTGATAATTATCTTTACAACAAAATTTTATAAAGCATTACTGAATAAAGAGCcaagtattattattatcaacatAATAAGTCTCATTTGTGTTCCCATGGATACCAAAGTAACAATATTGGGTCTCTCATCTGTTTACCATGGATACCAAGGTAACAATATCGAGTCTCTCATCTGTTTACCATGGATACCAAGGTAACAATATCGagtctgtcatctgtgttcttATGGAAACCAAATCTAAAAATATTGAGTCTTTCATctgtgttaccatggatacGAAAGCTAACTAGTTAAAGGATGCACCTGGTTGGTAAAATGCTATTTCATGctattgtaattttgttttttagaCTTCAGAAACAATGtacgattgattgattgattgattgatttatcttAGGTGTTGTAAGAGCCAGAAAGATTAACAAGATTGGAATGTGGTCGTCAGACACGGGTGAACTGTACTTTGAAGATGTCCGTGTACCACAGAAGTATTTGATAGGAGAGGAAGGAATGGGTTTCACTTACCAAATGTTACAGTTTCAGGAGGAGAGAATGTGGGGAACAGCAGCAGGTATGTTATATCCACTTTAAAGAGTTCcaggaaataaatatattttcataaatgttgGGTTccggagtcatttcatgatttcacattacattattatatatattgtgtgtgtgtgtgtatatatatatatatatatctatatatatatacactatacacaagttatggtacggagccatTACTCAGAGTTttacgcttgaatgcgatcttcagacgactattaaactgaaattcaagtgatagaagtTGAACTtgcagaagaactggtaccccaCTTGAATTTCagttagtcgtctgaagatcgcattcaagcgtggaactctgagtaacggctctgtaccataacttgtgtattttgtgtaaatacagctctacttctcagtattgagcgcttttccttcagtttatgacttacctcttacactgaattagtatatatatatatatatatatatatatatatatatatatatatatatatatatatatatatatatatatatatatatatattccatatttattgtTCAATTGGTATAATACTTTATATACATCTTGTTGTTACATTATTGTTTCCCTCAAGGCTTTGACCTAGAAGACTACCAACCAgttttgtgtgtatgtgagttGTGTTGTTAATTGCCACTCAGTTTATTCtgtttacccccccccccccccctccacaatagactacatgtataaaacacaTCATCGGGAGTGTGCAAATGTTTTACTTGTGTGTTACGAGTTGTATTGTCGATCGCACTTATGTctgacagtgtttttgctaagggtggtaagtaggtagaATCTACTGAGGTGCtgatgtcattttacctgggttcccaaataaaattaccatagactctatggggaaacactgccatttttacccatTTTACCCATTCTGTTACCCGAGTTCCCATGTCATTTACCTGGGTTCctaaacaaaattaccatagactctatgggaaaacactgccatttttacccctttctccctttctgttactgaggttccccaaccttagcaaaaacactgtcttTAATAAATTTGTTAATGAGTGTTATAATGTATCTACCAATAGATATGCCATACAGAACAGTTCCTTACATActtttctgtctttctgtaCCCAATTTTACAGTATTGCTACCATTTCAGAAGATGATACGAGAGACAGCAAAGTACACCAGAGAAAGAAAGGCCTTTGGTCAACCCATACTCAATAACCAAACTGTCCATTTCAGACTTGCTGAATTGGAAACAGAAGTCGAATTACTTAGAGCACTTCTTTATAGATGTATTGGTAAGTACAGATACTAACATATAGCTCTCTTTATTGAGTTGAAAAgagctgtcattggtcagaattaAGGTACTGCTCATTTCATGTCACCATTCACTGCCATAAACCTGTAataattgcaaatataacaactttaGACTTACTGAACTAGAAACAGAAGTCGAGTTACCCAGAGCACTTCTTTATAGATGTATTAGTAAATACAGATACTTACCTATAGATCTCTTTATTGAGTTGAAAAGAgttgtcattggtcagaatacAGTGTTCTCCCTAGCATAGGGAAAGCATGGCGGGACATAAAGTCTCTCCGTAGCTCACTTCATATAAACAAGCGAATCAACGCTATTTATTCCAGAGTTGTAAAACTGCTAAATAAAGTCTTTTCTTAGCTCacttcatacatacattgtacaaatgagTCAACGCTATTTATTCCAGAGTTGTAAAATTGCTAAATAAAGTCTTTTCTTAGCTCacttcatacatacattgtacaagtgAGTTGACGCTATTTATTCCAGAGTTGTAAAATTGCTACATAAAGTCTTTTCTTAGCTCACTTCATACATGTTACAAATGAGTCAACGCTATTTATTTCAGAGTTGTAAAACTGCTACATAAAGTCTCTCCGTAGCTCACTTCATACATACAAGCGAGTCAATGCtatttgtactacagtagaAGTGTATTTCAtgaatgtgatgtgatgtgttatttTTCAGTGGTTTTTTCTTGTTATTTGATTGTATAGGTATGTAAATCGAAGGTAGAGATAAAAAGAATGGACATAAAATGTGCAAAATGCAGAAATTCCATGAATATCTTTCAACAGCAAAATTATATGAAAGGTTTTTGGGGTTCCCTGAGCAAAAATCACAAAGTAGTTGAAAATTAGCTAGACCCTCTAGAATGACTTCACTTTATCACACTAATGTTAGAACCAGGAATAGGGAAcatgcaatccagactgagcatgctcagatgcaaaggactatgggattatctgtggttatcgtaatacctaatctggagctaccgataaaataaacctcccacaattgtcagggtgactatgaatttattatttgtggttacaaacaatgtatcaacattgtttacaatgctaattgattagcatttattatcatatttcccatgatgcatcattcAACGTGGCGGGTTTGCACGTTCCCTATTAGAACACTGGCCTTCAAATTCTCCAATGATTATAGTGAAAAATTACCTTATAGGAATCTAATTTTGTATCGATACATAACTTTCCTCTCCAATAATTTAACTGATAAGTCAGGGCTCTGTAAATGTTTTCTTTGGTGGATTGTTTTTTATTgcgtttttttttcttacacTTTCCCTCTTCTTTAGGTATGTACATCCAAGGTAAAGATACCACCAAGTTAGCTTCCATGTGTAAACTAAAAGCTGGTCGACTTGCCAGGGAAGCTTCTGATTCTTGTTTACAGTTCTGGGGTGGTATGGGATTTACATCTGAGAATTATGTGAGCAGACTGTATCGTGATTTCAGGTAGGAGGATTTATACTAGGTAGTCTCCTTGGAATTTACTTCCAACAAATTTTTTGACACTGTGCGTAGCAATTTCCATTtctaagtatgaacccagagtccatgtagtagtagtagtagtagtagtagtagtagtggtggtggtggtggtggtagtagtagtagtagtagtagtagtagtagtagtagtagtagtagtagtggtggtggtggtggtagtagtagtagtggtggtgttggtggtggtggtggtggtggtggtggtagtagtagtagtagtagtagtagtagtggtagtattatggtagtagtagtggtagtagtagtagtagtggtagtagtagtagtggtagtagtagtagtagtggtagtagtagtagtagtggtagtagtagtagtagtagtagtagtagtggtagtaatagtggtagtagtagtagtggtagtagtagtagtggtagtagtagtagtactagtagtagtactagtagtagtagtagtagtagtggtggtagtagtagtagtagtactagtagtagtactagtagtagtactagtagtagtagtagtagtagtagtagtagtagtagtagtagtagtagtagtagtagtagtagttttcaATTGAACTTTATTCGTCTTTGCCCTGATACATTGAAgtgttaaataaaatatttacaaaggaaATCAGCAGAGTACGAATGaaagtataaatttaaaatccaaatacATCGGTACGGCTAGACATGGAAAACATTAAATGAGACTTGCGTGTTTGGCGAGAACAAAGTTATGTACATCAGAGTTCAGCGATACTATGCTTTCAAATGCATGAAGGGATTAGATTTCTATGTGTAGTTTTCCGTTTGATACGCGACAAATAGTGTTATTAATGCCCCACgttgaaataaatacatcaagTTCTTGTCTCAGTTTATAGTGTTCGAATTCGATGAAAAGCCTTGTCCGGATtcttgttttaaatattgcGAGCGGGTCGATCGGTGGTGTGTTACTGGTTCGGTTTCTTCTGGCGAGATGAATCGATAGTTTTGCTACCGATGTGATAAAGGTGAATAGATGTAGGGTTCTTTTGTTGGCGaaagtgttgtttttcttggctggtggattgatgataaaacatGCCGCGCTCATCGGAGTGGTCCCGGTGTTCGTTGTAAGGTTTGACGCAATTTTGGTTACATAACTGAGCAAATGTTGGATGCGTTGACATTCCAGAAAGGCGTGGAAGAGAGAATCACTGGTTTCACAAAGTGGACAGTTTGAGTTGGGTCGAAATCCAGCATTATGGAGAAAAGTGCCTGTTGTGTAGGCTCCGTGGATAATTCGCCATTGCAGGTCTCCTTCTTTTTGTATTGTTGGTGGGTAGTAACAAGCCTTAAAGTTTGGTTTTGTTGAATCTGGTAAACTAAGAATGTCTCTCCAAACAGTGTCCAGTCTGGTCGGTGATTTGTTGACATGTAGTACCATGATGAGGTATTTGTATATTGCTCCCTTTTCGAGTTTATAAAAGGCCAGATTAAGATCGACTGAGTGATGAAGTTCAAAAGTATAGTGCATATTTGCGTTGTTGTCGCTGGGTGTGTAGTTTACTAGGTTGTTTCGA
This portion of the Glandiceps talaboti chromosome 19, keGlaTala1.1, whole genome shotgun sequence genome encodes:
- the LOC144449996 gene encoding putative acyl-CoA dehydrogenase 6, with translation MAASRLLTNVSKANFSSLGRNLAFIRCQSTKQSAVVAGDSNLDDAVFTEEHAQLRSSLNKLIEKEINPYVDQWEEEKRFPAHEVFKKLGDAGFLGVNKPTEYGGLGLDFSYSMAVAEELGSINCGGVPMAIGVQSDMATPALARFGSDELRRQFLAPSISGDAVACLGVSEAGAGSDVASIKTTAVKKDGDYIINGSKMWITNSLQADWICLLANTGDGNLHQNKSLICVPMDTKGVVRARKINKIGMWSSDTGELYFEDVRVPQKYLIGEEGMGFTYQMLQFQEERMWGTAAVLLPFQKMIRETAKYTRERKAFGQPILNNQTVHFRLAELETEVELLRALLYRCIGMYIQGKDTTKLASMCKLKAGRLAREASDSCLQFWGGMGFTSENYVSRLYRDFRLLSIGAGADEVMLSIICKYMGTLPKMPKKK